Proteins co-encoded in one Prunus persica cultivar Lovell chromosome G6, Prunus_persica_NCBIv2, whole genome shotgun sequence genomic window:
- the LOC18774593 gene encoding tyrosine/DOPA decarboxylase 1, with amino-acid sequence MGSLKLDHPQEDNSNSSPMEMTSALDPVEFRRQGHMMVDFIADYYQNIDKYPVLSQVDPGYLRKRLPESAPDNPEPIETILQDVQEHIVPGLTHWQSPSFFAYFASNVSIAGFLGEMLSTGFNVVGFNWVSSPAATELESIVMDWLGNLLSLPKSFLFSGNGGGVIHGSTCEAIVCTMAASRDQMLSRIGGDNIGKLVVYGSDQTHSALQKASQIVGINPKNFRAIEATRSTTFALSPESLKLAISSDIEAGLVPLFLCATVGTTATTAVDPLGPLCDVAKHHGMWVHVDAAYAGSACICPEFRHFIDGIEGVDSFSFNAHKWFFTGLDCCCLWVKNPGALISSLSANPEFLRNKPTDSKQVVDYKDWQIALSRRFRAMKLWLVLRSYGVVNLRNFLRSHVKMAKLFEGLVAMDQRFEIVVPRNFSMVCFRVSPWAATSKVPPTTPTSNSFHQNGIEINVEKCTNEVNCKLLEAINASGRVFMTHAMVGGMYVIRCAVGVTQTEEKHIAMAWKVVQEHADVILKNNGDDGDANLKLPLLDKIA; translated from the coding sequence ATGGGTAGCCTCAAGCTCGACCATCCACAAGAAGACAACAGCAATTCTTCCCCCATGGAAATGACTAGCGCTCTGGATCCTGTGGAATTCAGGAGGCAAGGCCACATGATGGTAGACTTCATAGCAGATTATTACCAAAACATAGACAAGTACCCAGTCCTGAGCCAAGTTGATCCGGGTTATCTCCGAAAGCGCTTGCCGGAGTCTGCCCCAGATAACCCAGAGCCAATTGAAACCATCCTCCAAGATGTGCAGGAACATATTGTTCCTGGCCTAACACATTGGCAAAGTCCTAGCTTCTTTGCATACTTTGCTTCAAATGTTAGCATAGCAGGGTTTCTTGGTGAAATGCTTAGTACCGGGTTCAATGTGGTGGGCTTCAATTGGGTGTCATCTCCAGCCGCAACTGAGCTAGAAAGCATAGTCATGGATTGGCTTGGAAACCTGCTTAGTCTTCCCAagtctttccttttctctggCAATGGTGGTGGTGTAATACATGGGAGCACTTGTGAGGCCATTGTTTGCACCATGGCAGCTTCCAGGGATCAAATGCTGAGCCGAATTGGTGGAGACAACATAGGGAAGCTAGTTGTGTATGGATCAGACCAAACACATAGTGCACTTCAAAAGGCTTCCCAAATTGTTGGAATCAACCCCAAGAATTTCCGGGCCATCGAGGCTACAAGGTCAACAACATTTGCACTATCACCCGAATCTTTAAAATTGGCAATATCTTCAGACATAGAAGCTGGGCTGGTGCCATTGTTTCTATGTGCCACCGTTGGAACAACCGCGACCACCGCAGTTGATCCATTGGGCCCACTATGCGATGTTGCGAAACACCATGGCATGTGGGTTCACGTGGATGCAGCATATGCAGGGAGTGCATGCATTTGCCCCGAGTTTCGCCATTTCATTGATGGCATTGAGGGTGTGGATTCATTTAGCTTCAATGCACACAAATGGTTCTTTACTGGACTCGATTGTTGCTGTCTCTGGGTTAAGAATCCAGGCGCGTTGATAAGTTCACTCTCAGCCAATCCCGAGTTTTTGAGGAACAAGCCGACAGATTCAAAGCAGGTGGTGGACTACAAGGACTGGCAAATAGCCCTAAGCCGGAGGTTCCGGGCCATGAAACTATGGCTTGTGCTTAGAAGCTATGGCGTGGTTAACCTTAGAAACTTTCTTAGGAGCCATGTCAAAATGGCCAAGCTTTTTGAAGGACTTGTAGCCATGGACCAAAGGTTTGAGATTGTGGTGCCTAGAAATTTCTCCATGGTTTGCTTTAGGGTTTCACCATGGGCTGCAACAAGCAAGGTCCCTCCAACAACTCCAACTTCAAACAGTTTTCATCAAAATGGCATTGAGATTAATGTTGAAAAATGTACAAATGAAGTCAATTGCAAGTTGCTGGAGGCCATCAATGCGTCGGGTCGTGTATTCATGACTCATGCCATGGTTGGAGGTATGTACGTGATACGGTGCGCAGTGGGTGTAACCCAAACAGAGGAAAAACACATAGCCATGGCCTGGAAAGTGGTGCAAGAGCATGCAGATGTCATCCTCAAGAACAAtggtgatgatggtgatgcAAATTTGAAGCTTCCATTGTTGGACAAGATTGCATGA
- the LOC18773334 gene encoding putative U-box domain-containing protein 50 isoform X1, protein MDTQAEKVYVALGNDIQDGFKTLQWTLKKWNSKPISIVILHVTYNISKDFVYTPFPSVFLSVGKLPASSLSDEKLEVLMKYEQEKIDKLLSKYISSCGQVKAELLKVERCEQPIHKVITDLIFTHKITKLVMGFTFLKTSSWRIKSAVSGSFYVHHHKPDFCEFFVICGGRLVFLRGENNKGIMEDDQGVMVAKLREKGSLKSWLAKMFNENSADSLDKVSHPSLRFSTNPNSPNSQNQWESCVQEIENYFQHLLSLKLDEEEDCGQGNDRVQISPMEMARPEHADLNMIAAEDLESRKKMLREAQETIKFKRKEAKANAERSTKAEWTISLCNRRAEELEAKIKEEVTKREDLKKALDSEKEQLHEVIMDTEESKSRLNSLMELQYELSTKLHNSSLAKSNRETQLEKAVSTRAEMVREIEELRQQREVLHRRIEFCKEKDAIGMVARLSDMSCGFKDYTAEEIRLATNDFSERLRIKPGGDWTSMYRGRINHATVAIKMLNSANGISKQDFQAKVTILSHIRHPNLITMLGFCTELRCIVFEYMHNGSLRDVFLRDILFSSHISSKTRKRTLGWHDRARIASEICSGLGFLHTGKPRPIVHGRLSLSNILLDRNLVTKISGFGLSLSHDEQSVRSDIRAFGVLMMHLLTGRNWAGLGQAMNMDQAAVVRDLDEMAGQWPLDLAEKLAGLALRCLTSNRGPSRDLKLATVMEELNELKKRADDLVASERAMNRDVKAKDTSDVPSFFLCPIFQEVMKNPHAAADGFSYELDAIEEWLRMGHDTSPMTNLRLRHTFLTPNHTLRSLIQEWHNKRLLPPP, encoded by the exons ATGGATACTCAAGCAGAGAAGGTGTATGTTGCCCTTGGAAATGATATACAAGATGGATTTAAGACTTTGCAGTGGACACTCAAGAAATGGAATTCAAAACCAATTTCCATTGTTATTCTCCATGTAACTTACAATATTTCCAAGGATTTTGTGTACACTCCAT TTCCTTCTGTGTTTCTATCAGTTGGGAAGCTCCCTGCAAGTTCTCTGAGTGACGAGAAATTGGAAGTTCTTATGAAGTATGAGCAGGAAAAGATTGATAAGTTGCTGTCCAAGTACATATCATCCTGTGGGCAG GTGAAGGCAGAATTGCTCAAAGTTGAAAGATGTGAGCAACCAATTCATAAAGTCATCACTGATTTGATTTTTACACACAAAATAACCAAACTGGTGATGGGATTCACGTTCTTGAAGACTTCATCTTG GAGAATAAAGAGTGCAGTAAGTGGATCATTTTACGTTCATCATCACAAGCCCGATTTCTGCGAATTTTTCGTAATTTGTGGGGGAAGACTGGTTTTCCTTAGAGGAGAAAATAACAAAGGAATCATGGAGGATGATCAAGGGGTGATGGTTGCAAAATTGAGAGAAAAAGGCAGTTTGAAAAGTTGGCTAGCAAAAATGTTCAATGAAAATTCAGCAGATTCCCTAGACAAAGTTTCTCACCCCTCTCTTAGATTTTCAACAAATCCCAACTCCCCAAATTCACAGAACCAATGGGAAAGTTGTGTCCAAGAAATCGAAAACTATTTCCAGCATCTGTTGTCTTTGAAattagatgaagaagaagactgtGGGCAGGGAAATGACAGAGTGCAGATCAGTCCAATGGAGATGGCTAGGCCTGAACATGCGGATTTGAATATG ATTGCTGCAGAAGACTTGGAATCTAGGAAGAAAATGTTAAGGGAAGCTCAAGAAACAATCAAGTTCAAACGAAAGGAAGCCAAGGCCAATGCCGAAAGGAGCACTAAAGCAGAATGGACCATTTCTTTATGCAATCGTAGG GCTGAAGAGCTTGAAGCAAAGATAAAAGAAGAGGTGACCAAGCGAGAAGATTTAAAGAAAGCATTAGATTCTGAAAAGGAACAGCTTCATGAAGTTATAATGGACACTGAGGAAAGCAAGAGTAGGCTAAACTCACTTATGGAGCTCCAGTATGAACTCTCAACAAAGCTCCACAATTCCTCATTGGCAAAATCAAACAGAGAGACCCAACTAGAAAAGGCAGTTAGCACCCGGGCAGAGATGGTGAGGGAGATTGAGGAACTGCGGCAGCAGAGAGAAGTTCTTCATCGTCGAATCGAGTTTTGTAAAGAGAAAGATGCCATTGGAATGGTTGCAAGGCTTAGTGACATGAGCTGTGGTTTTAAGGATTACACAGCAGAGGAGATCAGATTGGCAACAAATGATTTTTCGGAACGTTTGAGAATTAAACCAGGAGGTGATTGGACTAGTATGTATAGAGGCCGCATCAATCATGCCACAGTTGCAATCAAAATGCTCAACTCAGCTAATGGCATCTCTAAGCAGGATTTTCAAGCTAAG GTGACAATTCTTAGCCACATTCGACACCCGAATTTGATCACCATGCTTGGATTCTGCACTGAGCTAAGGTGCATTGTGTTTGAGTACATGCACAATGGTAGCTTGAGAGACGTATTTTTAAGGGACATATTGTTCTCCTCTCACATAAGCTCTAAGACAAGAAAGCGGACCCTAGGGTGGCACGACCGTGCCCGAATTGCTTCCGAAATTTGTTCAGGCTTGGGCTTTCTCCACACGGGGAAGCCGAGGCCCATTGTTCATGGCCGACTTTCCTTGTCTAACATCCTCTTGGACCGCAATCTTGTAACAAAGATCAGCGGTTTCGGGCTCTCCCTAAGTCATGATGAACAGAGTGTCCGATCGGATATTCGGGCTTTTGGGGTTTTGATGATGCATCTTTTAACTGGAAGGAATTGGGCTGGGCTGGGCCAGGCAATGAACATGGATCAGGCAGCTGTAGTCCGGGATCTAGATGAGATGGCTGGACAATGGCCGTTAGATTTGGCAGAGAAGCTTGCGGGCTTAGCCTTGAGGTGCTTAACAAGTAACCGTGGGCCTAGTAGAGATTTGAAGCTGGCAACAGTGATGGAAGAGCTCAATGAGTTGAAGAAAAGAGCTGATGATTTAGTTGCAAGTGAGCGGGCCATGAATAGAGATGTAAAAGCAAAGGACACCAGTGATGTACCCAGTTTTTTCCTCTGCCCCATTTTTCAG GAAGTGATGAAGAATCCACATGCGGCAGCTGATGGGTTTTCGTATGAACTAGACGCAATAGAGGAATGGCTAAGAATGGGGCATGACACATCGCCCATGACAAACTTAAGGCTCAGGCACACATTTCTTACCCCTAATCATACTCTTCGTTCCCTCATCCAGGAATGGCATAATAAGAGATTACTTCCACCTCcataa
- the LOC18773334 gene encoding putative U-box domain-containing protein 50 isoform X2 yields the protein MDTQAEKVYVALGNDIQDGFKTLQWTLKKWNSKPISIVILHVTYNISKDFVYTPFGKLPASSLSDEKLEVLMKYEQEKIDKLLSKYISSCGQVKAELLKVERCEQPIHKVITDLIFTHKITKLVMGFTFLKTSSWRIKSAVSGSFYVHHHKPDFCEFFVICGGRLVFLRGENNKGIMEDDQGVMVAKLREKGSLKSWLAKMFNENSADSLDKVSHPSLRFSTNPNSPNSQNQWESCVQEIENYFQHLLSLKLDEEEDCGQGNDRVQISPMEMARPEHADLNMIAAEDLESRKKMLREAQETIKFKRKEAKANAERSTKAEWTISLCNRRAEELEAKIKEEVTKREDLKKALDSEKEQLHEVIMDTEESKSRLNSLMELQYELSTKLHNSSLAKSNRETQLEKAVSTRAEMVREIEELRQQREVLHRRIEFCKEKDAIGMVARLSDMSCGFKDYTAEEIRLATNDFSERLRIKPGGDWTSMYRGRINHATVAIKMLNSANGISKQDFQAKVTILSHIRHPNLITMLGFCTELRCIVFEYMHNGSLRDVFLRDILFSSHISSKTRKRTLGWHDRARIASEICSGLGFLHTGKPRPIVHGRLSLSNILLDRNLVTKISGFGLSLSHDEQSVRSDIRAFGVLMMHLLTGRNWAGLGQAMNMDQAAVVRDLDEMAGQWPLDLAEKLAGLALRCLTSNRGPSRDLKLATVMEELNELKKRADDLVASERAMNRDVKAKDTSDVPSFFLCPIFQEVMKNPHAAADGFSYELDAIEEWLRMGHDTSPMTNLRLRHTFLTPNHTLRSLIQEWHNKRLLPPP from the exons ATGGATACTCAAGCAGAGAAGGTGTATGTTGCCCTTGGAAATGATATACAAGATGGATTTAAGACTTTGCAGTGGACACTCAAGAAATGGAATTCAAAACCAATTTCCATTGTTATTCTCCATGTAACTTACAATATTTCCAAGGATTTTGTGTACACTCCAT TTGGGAAGCTCCCTGCAAGTTCTCTGAGTGACGAGAAATTGGAAGTTCTTATGAAGTATGAGCAGGAAAAGATTGATAAGTTGCTGTCCAAGTACATATCATCCTGTGGGCAG GTGAAGGCAGAATTGCTCAAAGTTGAAAGATGTGAGCAACCAATTCATAAAGTCATCACTGATTTGATTTTTACACACAAAATAACCAAACTGGTGATGGGATTCACGTTCTTGAAGACTTCATCTTG GAGAATAAAGAGTGCAGTAAGTGGATCATTTTACGTTCATCATCACAAGCCCGATTTCTGCGAATTTTTCGTAATTTGTGGGGGAAGACTGGTTTTCCTTAGAGGAGAAAATAACAAAGGAATCATGGAGGATGATCAAGGGGTGATGGTTGCAAAATTGAGAGAAAAAGGCAGTTTGAAAAGTTGGCTAGCAAAAATGTTCAATGAAAATTCAGCAGATTCCCTAGACAAAGTTTCTCACCCCTCTCTTAGATTTTCAACAAATCCCAACTCCCCAAATTCACAGAACCAATGGGAAAGTTGTGTCCAAGAAATCGAAAACTATTTCCAGCATCTGTTGTCTTTGAAattagatgaagaagaagactgtGGGCAGGGAAATGACAGAGTGCAGATCAGTCCAATGGAGATGGCTAGGCCTGAACATGCGGATTTGAATATG ATTGCTGCAGAAGACTTGGAATCTAGGAAGAAAATGTTAAGGGAAGCTCAAGAAACAATCAAGTTCAAACGAAAGGAAGCCAAGGCCAATGCCGAAAGGAGCACTAAAGCAGAATGGACCATTTCTTTATGCAATCGTAGG GCTGAAGAGCTTGAAGCAAAGATAAAAGAAGAGGTGACCAAGCGAGAAGATTTAAAGAAAGCATTAGATTCTGAAAAGGAACAGCTTCATGAAGTTATAATGGACACTGAGGAAAGCAAGAGTAGGCTAAACTCACTTATGGAGCTCCAGTATGAACTCTCAACAAAGCTCCACAATTCCTCATTGGCAAAATCAAACAGAGAGACCCAACTAGAAAAGGCAGTTAGCACCCGGGCAGAGATGGTGAGGGAGATTGAGGAACTGCGGCAGCAGAGAGAAGTTCTTCATCGTCGAATCGAGTTTTGTAAAGAGAAAGATGCCATTGGAATGGTTGCAAGGCTTAGTGACATGAGCTGTGGTTTTAAGGATTACACAGCAGAGGAGATCAGATTGGCAACAAATGATTTTTCGGAACGTTTGAGAATTAAACCAGGAGGTGATTGGACTAGTATGTATAGAGGCCGCATCAATCATGCCACAGTTGCAATCAAAATGCTCAACTCAGCTAATGGCATCTCTAAGCAGGATTTTCAAGCTAAG GTGACAATTCTTAGCCACATTCGACACCCGAATTTGATCACCATGCTTGGATTCTGCACTGAGCTAAGGTGCATTGTGTTTGAGTACATGCACAATGGTAGCTTGAGAGACGTATTTTTAAGGGACATATTGTTCTCCTCTCACATAAGCTCTAAGACAAGAAAGCGGACCCTAGGGTGGCACGACCGTGCCCGAATTGCTTCCGAAATTTGTTCAGGCTTGGGCTTTCTCCACACGGGGAAGCCGAGGCCCATTGTTCATGGCCGACTTTCCTTGTCTAACATCCTCTTGGACCGCAATCTTGTAACAAAGATCAGCGGTTTCGGGCTCTCCCTAAGTCATGATGAACAGAGTGTCCGATCGGATATTCGGGCTTTTGGGGTTTTGATGATGCATCTTTTAACTGGAAGGAATTGGGCTGGGCTGGGCCAGGCAATGAACATGGATCAGGCAGCTGTAGTCCGGGATCTAGATGAGATGGCTGGACAATGGCCGTTAGATTTGGCAGAGAAGCTTGCGGGCTTAGCCTTGAGGTGCTTAACAAGTAACCGTGGGCCTAGTAGAGATTTGAAGCTGGCAACAGTGATGGAAGAGCTCAATGAGTTGAAGAAAAGAGCTGATGATTTAGTTGCAAGTGAGCGGGCCATGAATAGAGATGTAAAAGCAAAGGACACCAGTGATGTACCCAGTTTTTTCCTCTGCCCCATTTTTCAG GAAGTGATGAAGAATCCACATGCGGCAGCTGATGGGTTTTCGTATGAACTAGACGCAATAGAGGAATGGCTAAGAATGGGGCATGACACATCGCCCATGACAAACTTAAGGCTCAGGCACACATTTCTTACCCCTAATCATACTCTTCGTTCCCTCATCCAGGAATGGCATAATAAGAGATTACTTCCACCTCcataa
- the LOC18774969 gene encoding putative U-box domain-containing protein 50 gives MEAEEEKIYVALGDELQDGYKTLEWTLRRWKSQPISIVILHVTYKLSGKDYVYTPFGKLPASSVSDEKLKILRKYEQEKIDKILSKYKSFCGKVKAEIFNVEKYDEPIHKLILDLISGLHITKLVIGFAFIKSSSSWKAKTAIGVSFYIHEHKAESCDLFIICGGKEVFLRGENDQRIMEDEKGVMVAKLKDKISFKFFIEKMFLENRRSPFASSTRKDSSSMQNHWENCVQEIEIYYQKLCSNLDGEEDYEQETGTSQQPSPTEAIMLEINSNPNMSLAERIESLRKKISETHERIRLKKKETKANVERHAKAERAICLCERRAQELEVQINEEAGNRTELNKKLSTQKEQLNEVINDIEESKNRIKSVVELQSELSHKLHLSKMAKSQAEAQLQNEAVKRAEMVREIEGLRRGRDVFGRRIEFCRKKDGIGTAARLSELSCCLREYTDEEIKLATDDFSELFRLKSGSDLSSVYKGRINHVTVAVKVLNQANGLSQEDFQAKVKLISHIRHPHLLSMMGYCSQPSCIVFEYMQNGSLRDILFSTERKGNRARALWWHDRVRIAAEVCSAMCYLHMARPKPIVHGHLSPSNILLDRNLVAKVSGFGLNQYNHDESQVGWDIRAFGVLTLNLLTGRNWIDKDVLMDKAGLVRVLHDKAGPWPLDLAEGLVGLVLRCLSINNGPNKDLKMVTIMEELEEIRKNGDALVATGGYGCVDGDASIDVPRVFLCPIFREVMKDPHVAADGYSYEREAIAEWLRMGRDTSPITHLKLDHKILVPNHNLRSLAQDWHDKRSLSYP, from the exons ATGGAAgctgaagaagagaagatttATGTTGCACTTGGGGATGAGCTGCAAGATGGATATAAGACCTTGGAGTGGACATTGAGGAGGTGGAAATCTCAGCCCATTTCCATTGTCATTCTCCATGTAACCTACAAACTTTCAGGAAAGGATTATGTTTACACCCCAT TTGGGAAGCTCCCTGCAAGTTCTGTAAGCGATGAGAAGTTGAAAATTCTAAGGAAGTATGAGCAAGAAAAGATTGACAAAATCCTTTCCAAGTATAAATCTTTCTGTGGCAAG GTAAAAGCTGAGATATTTAATGTGGAGAAATATGATGAACCTATTCATAAGCTCATCCTGGATTTGATTTCGgggcttcatataactaaattgGTCATCGGATTTGCTTTCatcaaatcatcatcatcatg GAAAGCAAAGACAGCAATCGGTGTATCATTTTACATCCATGAGCACAAGGCTGAGTCCTGTGACTTATTCATAATATGTGGGGGGAAAGAGGTTTTTCTGAGAGGAGAAAATGATCAGAGAATCATGGAGGATGAAAAAGGAGTGATGGTTGCAAAGCTGAAAGACAAGATcagcttcaaattttttatagaaaagaTGTTCCTGGAAAATCGTCGCAGCCCATTTGCTTCATCAACAAGAAAGGACTCATCCAGCATGCAAAACCACTGGGAAAATTGTGTTCAGGAAATTGAAATTTACTACCAAAAGTTGTGTTCAAATttggatggagaagaagattatgAGCAGGAAACTGGTACTTCTCAGCAGCCTAGTCCAACAGAGGCCATAATGCTGGAAATTAATTCCAACCCTAATATG AGCCTTGCAGAAAGAATCGAGTctcttagaaaaaaaataagtgaaaCTCATGAGAGAATACgactgaagaaaaaagaaaccaaggCGAATGTCGAAAGGCATGCAAAAGCAGAACGAGCCATTTGTTTATGCGAGCGCCGG GCTCAAGAGTTAGAGGTTCAAATTAACGAAGAGGCTGGAAATCGAACAGAgttgaacaaaaaattaagcaCACAAAAAGAACAACTCAATGAAGTAATAAACGACATTGAAGAAAGCAAGAACAGGATAAAGTCAGTCGTAGAGCTTCAATCTGAGCTTTCACACAAGCTCCATCTTTCCAAAATGGCAAAATCACAAGCGGAGGCCCAGCTACAGAATGAAGCGGTTAAACGTGCAGAAATGGTGAGAGAGATTGAAGGACTGCGGCGTGGAAGAGATGTTTTTGGACGGAGGATTGAGTTTTGTAGAAAAAAAGATGGCATAGGGACGGCAGCAAGGTTGAGTGAATTGAGCTGCTGTCTTAGGGAGTACACAGACGAGGAGATCAAACTGGCCACTGATGATTTTTCAGAGCTTTTTAGATTGAAATCGGGAAGTGATTTGAGCAGTGTTTATAAAGGGCGTATCAACCATGTCACAGTTGCTGTCAAAGTTCTTAACCAGGCTAATGGACTGTCCCAAGAAGATTTTCAAGCTAAG GTGAAGCTCATCAGCCACATTAGACATCCTCATCTCCTTTCCATGATGGGCTACTGCTCCCAGCCAAGCTGCATTGTCTTTGAGTACATGCAAAACGGCAGCTTGCGGGATATCTTATTTTCCACCGAGAGAAAAGGCAATCGGGCCAGGGCCCTCTGGTGGCACGACCGCGTCCGCATTGCAGCCGAGGTTTGCTCGGCGATGTGCTACCTCCATATGGCTCGGCCCAAACCCATTGTTCACGGTCACCTCAGCCCATCCAACATCCTCCTCGACCGCAACCTTGTCGCCAAAGTCAGTGGGTTTGGGCTCAACCAATACAACCACGACGAGAGCCAAGTTGGATGGGACATACGGGCTTTTGGGGTTTTGACTCTCAATCTTCTAACAGGGAGGAATTGGATTGACAAGGATGTGCTCATGGACAAGGCGGGCCTGGTCCGGGTTTTACATGACAAGGCTGGCCCAtggccattggatttggcAGAGGGACTTGTGGGCTTGGTGTTAAGGTGTTTGTCCATAAACAATGGACCCAATAAGGATTTAAAAATGGTGACAATAATGGAAGAGCTTGAAGAAATCAGAAAAAACGGTGATGCTCTAGTAGCAACAGGAGGATATGGTTGTGTAGATGGAGACGCCTCCATTGATGTCCCACGTGTTTTTCTCTGCCCCATATTTAGG GAAGTGATGAAGGATCCACATGTAGCAGCAGATGGATATTCATATGAGCGAGAAGCCATTGCAGAATGGTTGCGAATGGGGCGTGATACGTCTCCGATTACACATTTGAAACTTGACCACAAGATTCTAGTCCCTAATCACAACCTTCGTTCTCTTGCTCAAGACTGGCATGACAAGAGATCACTTTCATATCCATAA